The Salarias fasciatus chromosome 11, fSalaFa1.1, whole genome shotgun sequence genomic interval GGCAAGAAAAATATGATCAGCAGAGATGGAGGAAATTTAAAAGGGTAAAATGAAAGAATCCTGTTGGAGTAAGGCTGGTAAACCCCATTGTTAGAGTCATGCATATTTCCCATAAAAACTCATTTTGAATCTTGCAATGATTCTGGTGTTGTGTTACGGATTGCTACTTGATGGatgaattgtttttaatttatagTTCAGATGCGAAACACTGTTTTCTGACCAGGTTTGTTAGTGGGAGCCCTGAGTTCATGTGCGAGACAAAGGAATAAAAATCCCTCACGAATAACATGTCATAGCATTCAGAGAATGCACTtagaaaaacattgtttttaaacGGGGGcatttttcaattgaaaaataAGATAATGATCATTTTTACTCTTTACACATAAAACTAATATGGATGTGATCTAAAGGATGTGGTGCTTCTGGAGCTGAATGATTCCTTCTTTTCTAAGTTCTCAGTTCAAATGTAATTCTAGACCAGGGATGTCGAATATAAAGCAGGAGGCTCCAACGCAGCTCAGGAAACGACCAGCACACTGTAGAAACACCACAGAATCCATCgactttcagttttcttcagGCCAGTGTACAATACTGGGACTCGAGCTGAGAgagcggtgatgctgccatgaaactTGTTACTAAATACAGTGTTATAGGATAAGTTCTTTCggcatttcactgcattttgcacagaaagtatcattaaaattggctatGTTGAAAGTGTAGCAATTTTCTGTACTGCtcgtttgattttgtgaaaacatactTTTGTTGAGCTTAAACTTGTGATTTAAATAAGTTTGAATTTCCAGGTTATTATAGCACTATTTTACAAGTCTGGCCCGCTGATGATGAACTGGactgagtttgacacccctgctctagacACGGTCTCTTCAGAGATAACATCATTCAAACCAAGTTGAGCAGATTTCcatttctgatccaaacagcgTCGACATCTCTAAAATTCATCTTTCTCCATTCGTCACTTTGTGCCGGGCTGGATTTTCCCTCCGAACAGGGCCTGCTCGGctcttttgtgtttctgcatggTGACCTGCAGCTGCCAGTACTTGAGGTAAACCCACATGAGGCTTCCATTCTTCCTCTTGTCCATGTTGGCCACTTCCGCACAGTGCCTATCTCTTTTGAAAATGTCCCTCAGGTCAGACTCGAGGTCCAGCTCCCGGCCGAGAGGCTCCCTGACCGCCTTCAGCAGCATGTTCTTCTCCATCTCCAGCCGCTGCTCGCGGGGCTGGATGTAGGAGCAGTAGGCGTACTGCCGCTCCACCAGCTGACCCTCCAGTTCTTTCAAGGTGGCTGTGGCCCGCCGGTACCAGTCGTCCTCTCCCTCCAGGGCCTGGTGCAGcacagctcctgctgctcctgaacTCACCACCTTCTGCTTCTCTCTTTCCAAAGTCTGCCTTTCCTTGAGAGAGAAGAGTTACAACAGGTTTCAGCTTAGAAACAAAAGACATGTGTAGGTCAATAGATGTTTATCTttacctgctggagctgcttaCGTTCCTCCATGAGCTGGTGGCTCTGTGAGGCCATGGCCTGCTTGTAGCCTTTCAccctctgcttctctttctccagctccagctccagcatgGCCGCCGTCCTGCTCCTCTCTTTCAGCGTCTCCCGGTAACGTGCCTCCAGCTCGCTTTTCATTGTGTTCACGTCTTGGTCATACTGAGCTTTGGCTTTCTGGATCTCCTTCTGAGACTCCCTGGTCCAGATCCAGCCTGAGAGGACcatgagagacacacacaagtGATGAGAAGATGGATGTTGAACAGGATGCTCTGTGTCAGTAAAAGAAGCCATTTGACATCCGATCAATTCTGGTTCAAACAGGAAACTATGCCCCAGTGGACCATACGCCTCCATCTCATGTCTCCTCTATTTTAACACCATCACCATCTCTACGTCCTTCCTCATGACATCACTCAATCTTCCTTGAAAACTTCCTCTTCTCACCGAGATTGTTATTGGGTAAAGCTGATGTGTTCACTCCCAATGGAAATCTCAGTATCTATCTGTCACTGTCTAGTCAGACAATACATCACAGCAGGTTTCACTATTatcttttattttatcttttattattctgattttattttcctgttatCAGGGTTGACTGTTAGAACTCTGTCCCAATCAAGGATATTAGTTAAGAACAGTTGAAGAGCTGGAACAGCTACCGAATGAGTTTAGTGGTAATAAAGAAAAGTCACAGTGAGACTTTGAGCTTGATGAAAAATatcaatgtatttatttgttttctataCTGTTTTACTTTAAGCTACTTCTAAatacctttatttttttatcattaagaaattgaaataaacaaaatgcttAATATCTTAACCTGTGAAATTTCCTTTCATGGTCAGTTCAGCGCTCTCTCCTCACAGCAAGAGggtctgggttcaaatactggccggGCCTTTCCACACAGAGGCTATGTATTCCTCTtatgtgtgtgggtttcctgcAGGTGTTCAAGTTTCCTTCCACACtccaaaaacatacatgtgaGGGTAACTGCTGAGcctaaattgcccccaggtgtgaatatgagtatgtttgtcctctgatggactggagacctgtccaagGTGTCCTTGTCTCACAGCAACCCACGACTCTACAGGATAATGCagcagagaagatggatggaaatttTGACGACACaggtgaaatccatttaccattgATTTTGCACAGACTTaattcaggttttgattgaaatcaCGCCTATCAGCTGTTCTGAAAGCTGCCATCCCAGAGCTGATGAAACCTGCTTCCCTGACAGGCCCCTGGTGTTAcctcatcaacacacacacacgtggacgCACGTCCCTGTGTAACTTACGAAAGGCAGCCAGCCCCAGCATGGGGACCAGCAAAGCGTAGTTCCATTGGCTGCCATCCCGGCCCCCGCCCCTCTTCCTCTGGGGTCTGGTTGGATATTCCATCTAGGGGGATCATTCAAGTTGTTCATGGGGGCCGCTGTCACAAGTAAACACAGAATAAATCATGAGCACGAAACATAAACATGAGCACAAaacatgtgtttctttttttcattcaaaatgttttgattcTGGAGCGGGCTGAAGGCTCATTGGAGTGAATATCCAGTTTGAACACGTGCATTAACCACAGTCTACAAACAGATCAATAATTAGGCTGcttttctgaagaactgttccaATAAAAGTTTATAGTAGTAATGCTTtcttagcatgttagcataacCGGGAAGTTTGACAGTACACACGGCTAGCTCcgagctaacatgctaacagtcTTTCAGTTTGGGCATGCGAGAGAAATTGAAACACACATAACAGGGAGAAATGTTGATTTAATATTCCGACATCGTGTCGGTGAATGTAATGTCTGCAGCTGCATCTCACCTTGAATGTAAAGTGTAGGTCACTTATACATTTGTTCCTGCACAGCAGACTTACACAAGTGTACGCTTTGGGTTCCAGTTTGAACAGACTGTGGGTGAATCGTGGAAACATACATTTATAAAAGTCTGTattaatgttaaaataaaagtatttattCATTCCAGAATATTTATAAAACAACATAAGCGTTTTAATATGTGTTAATAacatgtatttatatttttattggaaaggacagagtttttaaaaagtcattacCCCCTGATCTGGAGTGGTTCAGTCCAGTGTAACAGAATATCTGCTCCTCCCCAGGCCATCTGGAACGGTCCTTCATCTGACAACATGGCGAGTGTTCGTGCCGCGTCTCGTCTCCTCTCTGGGAGGACGCTGTTAAAGTCTAAAACCGTGAGTAATGCTGCAGCAGTGGTAACGTTTTCAAACATCTTCGTCTGATTTGATCATGTGTGCAGTCTGTCTCTTTTTAATACAGAAAGGCAGAACTTTCAGCTTTCGTAACAGTTCCTTTCTGCCTTGCGTAATCTGTTATGTAGCTGAGGGTGTTTCAATGTGACACCGTGAATTGAAGCTAATTAGCCACTTCAGTTAACACTTACAATTTACCCAGCCATGctatttaattatttcaaaatcctaacatttttttgtgttatgtTAGAAAATCTATTAACACTAGACTCGACACAGCATCGTTACAAACCCACTTGCCCTTGTGGACGGAACTAGCTAATGCTCGTTAGCTCTGAATAGCTCACTGTATGGCTGATTAAAACTATGTTTAAAACTAAGAATCTTATTCGGTGAGTTCAATAACGGTTATCAATATATCAAAATAAACTAACAGCAGTTATAACACAGTTATTGAAAACAGTTACTCTACATGTACGTGTTCATAACAATAATAGACTCATCAGTACATGTGTATTAGCAGAATGTGCTTCCAGTGGGTGAAACATTACTGCTACTTaagtttcatgtttttgcttttgtttgatttattcTCTAATTtatgctgttttgtttgttggttaTTCCTGCTGCCAGGTCCCTGCTGTTGCAGTCCAGGGCTCCAGAGACTTTCACTTCTCCATCTATGGGAAGAAGAATCCCAAAGTGTCAGATGATGTAAGTTACAGATCTTCTGTAATGCAGCTTGCTCTTCATTAGGATCCACAATGTGAGATACTTGCAGGTGTAAATGTGGGACCTGCATCAGTGGACCCATACTTTTAAGATCGTAAACTTAAAGGTCtgatacaggattttctcgaaaagacgaagccaaacgtctgttactcactttttgaacaacgcgcatgcgccagaccatccgcccggctctcctgcttctcccaggagacgcggaagcgtgcgagcgcgatctcctcttctccggcgtgcacgcctctgtttacagtttctgcgatcggcctcactcatacataaagcatgttttccgaaacagttccagtttcattatgtcagactcgccatcggtaagtactagctcagaagctcaccggctacataaacactctgaatgcgcatgcgcaaaagggagaagcttattgggcgcaagcacgtagaaccgccttacaaaaccagctcgtcagaatgattgacaaacagacccaccaattagttagttgatccacccggaaatcaaaatcctgtattatacctttaagcgACCCCACTCACACCACACCCTGTACAATTCCAAAACAGATCAAGGGATCTCATGATACTCTCGATGTGATATACATTTTCTCTGTTATATTCTGTAATGATGAGTTCCTTCTCCCTGTGGATTTACACgctgtctcagtgtgtttggTGGTCTGGTGCT includes:
- the LOC115397163 gene encoding LOW QUALITY PROTEIN: coiled-coil domain-containing protein 127-like (The sequence of the model RefSeq protein was modified relative to this genomic sequence to represent the inferred CDS: deleted 2 bases in 1 codon), translated to MNNLNDPPRWNIQPDPRKRGGGRDGSQWNYALLVPMLGLAAFRWIWTRESQKEIQKAKAQYDQDVNTMKSELEARYRETLKERSRTAAMLELELEKEKQRVKGYKQAMASQSHQLMEERKQLQQERQTLEREKQKVVSSGAAGAVLHQALEGEDDWYRRATATLKELEGQLVERQYAYCSYIQPREQRLEMEKNMLLKAVREPLGRELDLESDLRDIFKRDRHCAEVANMDKRKNGSLMWVYLKYWQLQVTMQKHKRAEQALFGGKIQPGTK